AATTTCTTAGTTTTGCGAAGCATTTTAGTTTTTAACAAGAAAGGCGTAGCTTTTTTACGGAGGGAGTGTACTCTTATAGTACATGACCAGAGTAAAAAACAAGCCTGACGCAGATAAAAACTAAAAGACACGCAAAACATAAATGAATTTGTGTTGGTGTCCATAGATCAGGTGACACACCCAGCCCCATTCCGAACCTGGCAGTTAAGACCTGATTCGCCGATGATACTGCGTATTCATGCGTGGGAAAGTAGGACGATGCCTGCACTTTCTTCTAAAGCCCCCTTAGTTATTAAAACTTTGGGGGCTTTTTTTGCGTCTGGTGTTTTTTGTGTGGGGGAGATATAAACATATGGGAAATAATATGATCATTTTGTAATGAGTAAAATAAGTACATTTAAGTATTCTCTAAAGTAATAATAGTGTGTTGATATTTGTTATATAATATATTAGAAGAAAGAATAAAGTATTAATCGTCAAGACTATTAACATTAATTTTGGAGTGATAATAATGAAAAAAAATCTTTTATTTTGTCTGTTGTCTATTTTTCTTTTATCAGGTTGTGCTGTTACATTACCCACAAATTCATATACACCACAAAACTATGTAAAAATATCAGGCGATGCAACGGTAGGTACTTTTACATATAAACCTTTTGAGCAAGGCAAAGTGCAAAAAGCAAACCAGATGCAGAACACGGCAGCAGGTCAGATATATCTTAATATGGATATAGCGGCTTTTGTAAAAAGAGGTACCGCTCTTGGCTAGAAAAATCTGGTATAAAATTATTAGATGATGCTCTTATACGTATTGATGGAGATGTTGTTGAATTTATGGCAGACGATTTGGGATACTCTGTAGATCTTAAATATTCTATTATTTATAAAATTGTTGATATTAAAACTTCTCAAATTGTTTTTGAAAAAAAGTTTATTGTTCCAACTAAAAAAATTGGAAAGTTTGGAGCTGCTGAGAGTTTTGCAAATACTGCTTCAGAATTAATATTGGCTGGTTATGAACTCTTTATTACTGAACCTAAAGTGAAGATGATTATAGAAAGTAATATGAATACAGATAATAACATGATACCACATGGAAAAAAATAGCATATTAGTTAGTGTTGAATTGGGTATACTAAGATAGCGTAAGAAAATTAAAGCTCCTAATGAAGTGGCTTACAATAATGTTATAAAGATGATACTTTTTCATTGGTGTATCGTGTCCTTCTGTTATCCTGTTTTATTTTTTAGATGTTTAACCATAGTTTTTATTGCTTCTACTATTCCTCCCCTACTCCACAACGGTCGGCACAACACTAAAAGTAGTAATATCCACTAAGCCGTTTTCGGTGATTTTTAAGTAGGGAATAACAGGCAGGCTCATAAACGCTAAAGTCATAAAAGGGTCGTGCCCTTCGGTGAGACCAAGTTTTCGAACTGTTTGTTGCATTAAAGCAAGCTGTTTTTTAATTTCAGTCATGGGCTGATCAGAAAGCAGCCCACCGAGTTCAAGAGCTAAACTTGCCAAGACTTTTCCGTTTTCAACGATCGCCAAGCCTCCGCCTATGCGTTGTATCTCGGCAACGGCAAGCAGCATATCGGCGTCCGTTACTCCGGCGACCACAAGATTATGCGAGTCGTGGGCTATTGTTGAGGCGATTGCACCACTTTTTAGCCCTAAACCCTTGATAAAGCCAACGCCAATATTTCCGCTGTTACGGTGGCGTTCGAATACGGCGATTTTAATAATGTCTTGTTCGGGTAAAGCCTTAAATTCCCCGTTTATGGACGGCAATTGCATAATTAAGTGTTCTGTTAAAAGTTGGTTGGGAATAAGCCCAATTACCCTAACTTTTGAGGCTGTTGCTTTAACCTTTAAACAATCATCTGTCAGCGGTTGTAATCTTACACTATTTCTTATGGCACTTTCGTCAACCTTTTGATAAGCCCCTAAGACCTCGCCATTTTCAACAACGAGTTTTCCTGCCTTCCAAACATGGCTTGGCTTCCAGTTTTTTGTATCGGAAAATAAAGCTAAATCGGCTTTAAAGCCCGGAGCAATCGCACCAAGCTCTCTTAATCCAAAATGTCTTGCTGCATTTAAACTAGCTAAATTAAGGATATTTTCTAGGCTAACTCGCCCATCTTCGCTTGCTAATTTAACCAGATAATTAATATGCCCTTGTTCTATTAAATCTTCGGGGTGGCGGTCATCAGTCGCAAAAAAACAAAAAGGAGCGGTATTGTCATTAACGACATCCAGCAAGCTCAATAAATTTTTAGCCGCTGAACCCTCTCTTAACATGACCGCAATACCGTTTTCTATTCTGGCGAGGGCTTCTTCGGGTTTCGTGCATTCGTGATCGCTTCTTATGCCGGCGGTGGCATAGGCGTTTAGGGCTGTTCCCATCAGCTCGGGGGCGTGTCCGTCTATTATATGGTTTTCTGCCATGTGCAATTTTGCCATAACTTCAGGGTCATTGTTTAATACACCGGGATAATTCATCATTTCGCCAAGACCCAAAACTCTAGGGTGTTTTAAAAAAGGCTTTAAATCTTCGGCATTCAGGCTTGCACCGCCCATTTCAAGCGGGGTAGCAGGGACGCAAGACGGCAACATCATATATACTGAAATCGGTAAGTCATCGGTCGCCTTAAGCAGATATTCCAAGCCTTTTATACCTGCGACGTTGGCTATTTCATGCGGGTCGGCGATAATTGTTGTCGTTCCGTTAGCCACCAAGGTTTTAGCAAATTCAAGAGGTGATGCCATGCCACTTTCAATATGCACATGACCATCTATGAAACCGGGAGTAAGCAAAGCACCTTTAGCGTCAAGTTCGTTCTGCCCGCTGTATTCACCAACTCCGGCGATATATCCGGAATCAATCGCAACATCAGCTATTTTAAAAGTTTTGCTAAAGCCGTTAAATATTTTAGCATTTTTAATAACTAATTCGGCTTTATCTTTTTTATTCGCTACGTTTACTAATCTTTCAATAGGTTTCATTATATCACTCTCTTGTCTGGTATTTTGCGATAATTTACTCTTTTGCAAAGAGAATGGCAACTTGAGTTTATTCTATTGAAATTATTTAGAGCAAGTTTTTAATAGTAACGTTATCAGTAGAATTATTTTGGTGGTTTGTAGGCTATTTATTATAATATTGACTTACAAGCCCATACCCCCACGCAATAAACCTCGTTTCGGTCGCCTCATATATCTATAATAAAACTTGTTTTTATTATAACTTTTTTATTAAAACCCCATGCTCCCACAAAATTAACCTTGCTTTGGTCGTCGCAGATTATTTACAATAATTATATTTAATTATTATATTTTTTAAATTCTATGCTCCCACTAAATTAACCCTCGTTTTGGTCGCCTCCGACTATTCATATAATAAATTCATTTTATTATTATATTATATTTAAACTTCATACTCCCACGAAATTAATTTTATTGGTCGCCTCCGGCGGGCACGGGGAAAATGTTTTCCCCTTTGCATTCCCGCCAACAGGGCTGCCGCCCTGTACCCGCAAACGCACACGCATTAGTTGATGCCTATCGGCATCAAAAGTGGGTACGCACCATAGTTTCTTTTAATGGCAAATTAAAATCATGCGTTGGGGTGAATGTTGGTAGTGCGTGAAACATCGTAAAAAAACAGCAGCTTAAAGTTCACGGGCACATTGAATTAAGTAGAAATATCCTTTTATTATAACCGTTGCATATAAAATTGCGTTTATAATTAGAATGTAACCAGCTAGTTACGCTTATAATTGACATAAAAAACAAGCTATCCAAAAGGGAAACGGTTGTTGCAAGATGCCAAAACGAAGTCGCCGTTAAATCAATTTGCTCACGTCATTTTTTTTGTTGTAATATGCAAAACGAAGTTGCCATTAAAAGAAACCATAGTGCGTTCAAACTTTTGATGCCGATTAGGCATCAACTAATGTATTTGCGGCAGTGGGGTTAAGGGGCAACCAGCCCCTTATGTGGGGTTTGGAAAGGGTTTCACATAAAACCCTTTCCCCCGCCGGAGGCGACCAATAAAATTAATTTCGTGAGAGTATAGAGTTTAATAAAAATGAATTTTATTATAGGTATTGGAGACGACCAAACGAGGGTTAATTTCGTGGGAGCATAGGGTTTAAATAATAAAAAGTTATAATAAAAATCAATATTAAAAAGGCAAAGCCAAGACAGCAAATATCTGAACTAGTAAAATATATCCCTTACTGTTCGCTTTCTCCCATGATGCTAAGCACCTCGTAACAACTAGAAAGCAGATATATCCAAAACTCTGTTTTTGCATGAGGTATCAACTTTTGGATACAAGCCGGTCCCCATTGCCCTAAGTGTTCGTTCCAAAAACTCCAAACTATGTCTTCGGCAACAGGCGTTGTGTGTCTTTCGTTGTTGTCAATTTTTGGATCAAAATCCTGTGTTTTTTTGCCTGATATATTTGTGTCCATGCGTTCTATTAGGTTCGCCATAAACAAGATTTCTAAAGCGATATGATCCGAGGCTTCATGAGGTTTCGCAAGTTCTAAACCAAAAGCATTGTACCATTCTTGTACGGCAAAAGAGTGTGGGCCAAACATCAGTTTATCATCTGAGCGAACGACAGACTCCCATAATGAGACAAGCGGTGTTGGTTTATGGAATAAATAGTTATATTCAAAAGTGGCAAGTTCGAGCTTTTTAGGGTCTTTGCATAGCTCAATCAGTGCTTGATATAAATTTTTTATTGTTTGTGTACTTTGAGTGTCTTCAAAAAGCTTTTCCCAAAATGGAAAATACGGAAGATAAGCCTCTAAGTCTTTTGTTTTTAATGAATTAAAATCATAGCAGACCATGCCAAAAAAATGGAGCAGGGTCGATAAGGGTTTTGAATATGAGGCGATGGTCTGCATGATTTTTATACCTTTTATTTATATGCCTATGCGAATATTTGCGAGATAAAAGAGAATACGCCCGATTACTTCTCCGCCGAGAATAACCAAAAAGGCAAAAAGGGCGATAACGGGAGTATGATTTTTATTTCCAAAAAGTAACGCACAGCCAAGACCGGCAATTAAAGTATGAGCTACGGCCAGTTGAATGATTAAGGTTGTTGTGTCGGCGATAAGTTCCGGTGCAATGGTATTCATCATATTATGCAAGCCGAATAACACGAGACAGCAAGACATAAAGAGTCCGATAGCGCAAAGCCACTTTGAAATAAACGGGGTTGAACTTTCGGCAATTTCAGGGTTGCAGTTAGACAACATAGCAAGCACAGCACCACCAAGGGCAAGGGCTGTTCCAAAAAATCCGATTTCTGTTCCGATTGTGTTCCAAAAAGGCACAACGTCAACTCGGTAAACTTGAGATACAACTAAGATTAAACCTAAACCGGCGAGAGCGATTAAGGGGTTTAAGCCAGCTTTGAGAATGTTTAATACACGCAAGAGAACAAGCAGTCCAAAAATGCTGACTCCCAAAATTTCACGAGAAAGCCAAGCATGACCCACTTGGGTTAAAGCATAAGGGGCGTGAGCCAACATGGTTAAGTGTAGAACAGCACCGCCAAATCCGATAACGCCACTTAAAAAAGTAATTATCCAGGCGACTTTTTCTGTTTTAGGAAACTTTTTAAGCCCGGTTAACCAAATAAGTAAAGCTAGTCCTGCACTAAGCTGAATAAGAACTGTAAAAACTACAAGGCTCCATTGAACTGTTATCATTACATTTCCTCCTTATTCGCCAAGAGAGTGGTGTTAGTCGTTGCTTTTACGGAATTTTGGTGGGGGTTTACCGCTAAGTTTGGCTGAGTAATGTGAGAAGGCGGTAAAGGTGCAATGTTTGCCCTGCCATATTTTGCGATAAGTTCTTCTGTTGGTCCAAAATCAAGCGCACGAGCGGGACACGACAAAACACAGACCGGAGCCAAGTTTTGAGCTAATCTGTCCGCGCAAAAATCACACTTGGTCATATGTTGTTTTTCTTCGTTAAATTGCGGTGCGGAATATGGACAGTTCCAAGAGCAGTTTTTACAACCGACACAGCGGGACGCATCAATAACCACCAAGCCATTTTCATTTTTGTGTGTTGCACCGGTAGGACAGGCTGCAACGCATTTTGGGTCGTTGCAGTGGTTACAGGAAACACTTAAGTAATAAGCAAAGACATTTTGCGAATATGTTCCATCAGGCTGGATAAACCAATCTCCACCAACACACTCCGCCACTCTGCGATAATTTACGTTTAGTGGTAGGTTGTATGCGTCCTTGCAGGCTATCATACAGGCCTTGCAACCCATACATTTTGTTGAATCCATATAAAAAGCATATTTACTGTTCATAAAAGAACCCCTTATTAAAAAATAATGGTACTCTATCGGGAGTAATTTGTTATTTTTAGATTAAAAAAC
This Desulfovibrio litoralis DSM 11393 DNA region includes the following protein-coding sequences:
- the ade gene encoding adenine deaminase, producing MKPIERLVNVANKKDKAELVIKNAKIFNGFSKTFKIADVAIDSGYIAGVGEYSGQNELDAKGALLTPGFIDGHVHIESGMASPLEFAKTLVANGTTTIIADPHEIANVAGIKGLEYLLKATDDLPISVYMMLPSCVPATPLEMGGASLNAEDLKPFLKHPRVLGLGEMMNYPGVLNNDPEVMAKLHMAENHIIDGHAPELMGTALNAYATAGIRSDHECTKPEEALARIENGIAVMLREGSAAKNLLSLLDVVNDNTAPFCFFATDDRHPEDLIEQGHINYLVKLASEDGRVSLENILNLASLNAARHFGLRELGAIAPGFKADLALFSDTKNWKPSHVWKAGKLVVENGEVLGAYQKVDESAIRNSVRLQPLTDDCLKVKATASKVRVIGLIPNQLLTEHLIMQLPSINGEFKALPEQDIIKIAVFERHRNSGNIGVGFIKGLGLKSGAIASTIAHDSHNLVVAGVTDADMLLAVAEIQRIGGGLAIVENGKVLASLALELGGLLSDQPMTEIKKQLALMQQTVRKLGLTEGHDPFMTLAFMSLPVIPYLKITENGLVDITTFSVVPTVVE
- a CDS encoding TorD/DmsD family molecular chaperone, which gives rise to MQTIASYSKPLSTLLHFFGMVCYDFNSLKTKDLEAYLPYFPFWEKLFEDTQSTQTIKNLYQALIELCKDPKKLELATFEYNYLFHKPTPLVSLWESVVRSDDKLMFGPHSFAVQEWYNAFGLELAKPHEASDHIALEILFMANLIERMDTNISGKKTQDFDPKIDNNERHTTPVAEDIVWSFWNEHLGQWGPACIQKLIPHAKTEFWIYLLSSCYEVLSIMGESEQ
- a CDS encoding dimethyl sulfoxide reductase anchor subunit family protein, producing MITVQWSLVVFTVLIQLSAGLALLIWLTGLKKFPKTEKVAWIITFLSGVIGFGGAVLHLTMLAHAPYALTQVGHAWLSREILGVSIFGLLVLLRVLNILKAGLNPLIALAGLGLILVVSQVYRVDVVPFWNTIGTEIGFFGTALALGGAVLAMLSNCNPEIAESSTPFISKWLCAIGLFMSCCLVLFGLHNMMNTIAPELIADTTTLIIQLAVAHTLIAGLGCALLFGNKNHTPVIALFAFLVILGGEVIGRILFYLANIRIGI
- a CDS encoding DMSO/selenate family reductase complex B subunit, which gives rise to MNSKYAFYMDSTKCMGCKACMIACKDAYNLPLNVNYRRVAECVGGDWFIQPDGTYSQNVFAYYLSVSCNHCNDPKCVAACPTGATHKNENGLVVIDASRCVGCKNCSWNCPYSAPQFNEEKQHMTKCDFCADRLAQNLAPVCVLSCPARALDFGPTEELIAKYGRANIAPLPPSHITQPNLAVNPHQNSVKATTNTTLLANKEEM